In Silene latifolia isolate original U9 population chromosome 3, ASM4854445v1, whole genome shotgun sequence, a single window of DNA contains:
- the LOC141646947 gene encoding peptidyl-prolyl cis-trans isomerase CYP37, chloroplastic isoform X1, which translates to MNSTMASSMSLPLSSSPFHLFSSHKTSLNSHFTSSFQRHFILPLFSTIPSKISSGHHSFSPIHAHFSSKESTDQPCSSLVSCSYMVKQGLKRLQVTLAAVLLAVQIASPLPYFDGDSYSVPPAEAVLYSPDTKVPRTGELALRRAIPANPNMKAVQESLEDISYLLRIPQRKPFGTMEGNVKKSLKAAVDGKEAILASMPPEFREKGSLLYESLIDGKGGLKTLLKYISDKDADRVSVGLASSLDIVAEMELLQAPGLSFLLPAEYSKYPRFSGRGTVEFTIEKGDGSTFSPQSGGEAKHTATIQVVIDGYSAPLTAGNFAKLVTDGAYDGTKLNFATQAVLSDNKLDQSIGYSVPLEIMPAGQFEPLYKTKLSVQDGELPVLPLSVYGAVAMAHSEASEELSSPNQFFFYLYDKRNAGLGGLSFDEGQFSVFGYTTAGRDVLPQIKTGDIIKSAKLIEGNDRLILPNQS; encoded by the exons ATGAACTCTACAATGGCGTCTTCAATGTCATTACCATTATCTTCCTCACCATTTCACCTCTTTTCTTCTCACAAAACTTCTCTTAACTCACATTTCACTTCTTCATTTCAAAGGCATTTCATTTTGCCTCTTTTTTCTACaattccttcaaaaatttcatcTGGGCATCACTCTTTTTCACCAATTCATGCTCATTTTTCATCAAAG GAATCAACAGATCAGCCCTGTTCTTCACTTGTTTCGTGCTCGTATATGGTGAAACAAGGACTGAAAAGGCTTCAAGTTACCCTAGCAGCAGTTCTTCTGGCTGTTCAGATTGCATCTCCACTGCCTTATTTTGATGGAGATTCTTACTCTGTGCCACCCGCAGAAGCAGTTCTTTATTCCCCAGACACTAAAGTTCCAAGAACTGGGGAACTTGCACTAAGACGAGCCATCCCTGCCAATCCAAACATGAAAGCTGTACAG GAGTCTCTTGAGGACATATCATATTTACTCAGGATTCCCCAAAGGAAACCCTTCGGAACAATGGAgggaaatgtaaagaaatctTTAAAG GCAGCAGTAGATGGAAAGGAAGCTATTTTGGCTAGCATGCCCCCCGAGTTCAGAGAAAAAGGATCTCTTCTTTATGAGTCTCTAATTGACGGGAAG GGTGGATTGAAAACACTTCTTAAATATATAAGTGACAAAGACGCTGATAGAGTATCCGTTGGCCTTGCATCTTCATTAGATATTGTTGCAGAAATGGAGCTATTACAG GCTCCAGGGCTATCGTTTTTATTGCCTGCGGAATATTCGAAGTATCCAAG GTTTTCAGGGAGAGGAACAGTTGAATTTACCATTGAAAAAGGAGATGGTTCAACCTTTTCTCCTCAATCTGGCGGCGAAGCCAAACATACAGCCACTATTCAG GTTGTAATAGATGGATATTCGGCGCCACTGACAGCTGGGAATTTCGCTAAATTG GTGACTGATGGTGCATATGATGGCACTAAGCTCAATTTTGCCACCCAAGCTGTTCTCTCTGACAACAAACTTGATCAAAGCATCGGTTATAGTGTTCCTCTCGAGATTATGCCCGCTGGACAATTTGAACCACTTTATAAGACAAAATTAAGTGTACAG GATGGTGAGCTTCCAGTATTGCCATTATCTGTTTATGGAGCAGTCGCTATGGCCCATAGTGAAGCTTCTGAGGAGTTATCATCACCAAATCAGTTCTTCTTTTATCTGTATGACAAGAGAAAT GCTGGATTGGGAGGGCTATCTTTTGATGAAGGTCAATTCTCTGTTTTCGG TTACACAACAGCGGGGCGAGATGTTCTTCCTCAAATAAAGACGGGTGATATAATTAAATCTGCAAAGCTCATAGAAGGCAATGATCGTCTCATACTGCCAAATCAAAGTTAA
- the LOC141646947 gene encoding peptidyl-prolyl cis-trans isomerase CYP37, chloroplastic isoform X2 → MVKQGLKRLQVTLAAVLLAVQIASPLPYFDGDSYSVPPAEAVLYSPDTKVPRTGELALRRAIPANPNMKAVQESLEDISYLLRIPQRKPFGTMEGNVKKSLKAAVDGKEAILASMPPEFREKGSLLYESLIDGKGGLKTLLKYISDKDADRVSVGLASSLDIVAEMELLQAPGLSFLLPAEYSKYPRFSGRGTVEFTIEKGDGSTFSPQSGGEAKHTATIQVVIDGYSAPLTAGNFAKLVTDGAYDGTKLNFATQAVLSDNKLDQSIGYSVPLEIMPAGQFEPLYKTKLSVQDGELPVLPLSVYGAVAMAHSEASEELSSPNQFFFYLYDKRNAGLGGLSFDEGQFSVFGYTTAGRDVLPQIKTGDIIKSAKLIEGNDRLILPNQS, encoded by the exons ATGGTGAAACAAGGACTGAAAAGGCTTCAAGTTACCCTAGCAGCAGTTCTTCTGGCTGTTCAGATTGCATCTCCACTGCCTTATTTTGATGGAGATTCTTACTCTGTGCCACCCGCAGAAGCAGTTCTTTATTCCCCAGACACTAAAGTTCCAAGAACTGGGGAACTTGCACTAAGACGAGCCATCCCTGCCAATCCAAACATGAAAGCTGTACAG GAGTCTCTTGAGGACATATCATATTTACTCAGGATTCCCCAAAGGAAACCCTTCGGAACAATGGAgggaaatgtaaagaaatctTTAAAG GCAGCAGTAGATGGAAAGGAAGCTATTTTGGCTAGCATGCCCCCCGAGTTCAGAGAAAAAGGATCTCTTCTTTATGAGTCTCTAATTGACGGGAAG GGTGGATTGAAAACACTTCTTAAATATATAAGTGACAAAGACGCTGATAGAGTATCCGTTGGCCTTGCATCTTCATTAGATATTGTTGCAGAAATGGAGCTATTACAG GCTCCAGGGCTATCGTTTTTATTGCCTGCGGAATATTCGAAGTATCCAAG GTTTTCAGGGAGAGGAACAGTTGAATTTACCATTGAAAAAGGAGATGGTTCAACCTTTTCTCCTCAATCTGGCGGCGAAGCCAAACATACAGCCACTATTCAG GTTGTAATAGATGGATATTCGGCGCCACTGACAGCTGGGAATTTCGCTAAATTG GTGACTGATGGTGCATATGATGGCACTAAGCTCAATTTTGCCACCCAAGCTGTTCTCTCTGACAACAAACTTGATCAAAGCATCGGTTATAGTGTTCCTCTCGAGATTATGCCCGCTGGACAATTTGAACCACTTTATAAGACAAAATTAAGTGTACAG GATGGTGAGCTTCCAGTATTGCCATTATCTGTTTATGGAGCAGTCGCTATGGCCCATAGTGAAGCTTCTGAGGAGTTATCATCACCAAATCAGTTCTTCTTTTATCTGTATGACAAGAGAAAT GCTGGATTGGGAGGGCTATCTTTTGATGAAGGTCAATTCTCTGTTTTCGG TTACACAACAGCGGGGCGAGATGTTCTTCCTCAAATAAAGACGGGTGATATAATTAAATCTGCAAAGCTCATAGAAGGCAATGATCGTCTCATACTGCCAAATCAAAGTTAA
- the LOC141646951 gene encoding TATA-box-binding protein 2-like, whose amino-acid sequence MEIEGIIQNMSNHPSEIPVPTIQNIVSTVNLGCKLDLISIALHARNAEYNHKRFSAVIMRIREPRTTALIFASGKLVCTGAKSEADSKIAARKFARIVQKCGFPAEFIDFKIQNIVGSCDVKFPIRLELLKAGGHGDFLLYEPEVFPGMIYRMMKPKIVLLIFVSGKIVLTGAKVREEIYQGFENIFPVLNQFKKKLR is encoded by the coding sequence ATGGAAATCGAAGGAATAATCCAAAACATGTCAAACCATCCATCAGAAATCCCCGTCCCTACGATCCAAAACATCGTATCAACAGTTAACTTGGGCTGCAAGTTAGACCTAATATCAATAGCACTCCATGCACGTAATGCAGAATACAATCACAAGCGATTTTCAGCCGTTATAATGCGAATAAGGGAGCCTAGGACGACAGCATTAATCTTCGCGTCAGGGAAATTGGTATGTACGGGTGCTAAAAGCGAGGCTGACTCGAAAATAGCTGCACGTAAGTTTGCTAGAATAGTTCAAAAGTGTGGATTTCCAGCGGAATTTATTGATTTCAAGATTCAGAATATAGTCGGTTCGTGTGACGTGAAATTCCCAATTAGATTGGAATTGCTTAAGGCAGGTGGTCACGGTGACTTTCTGCTATATGAACCGGAAGTATTTCCAGGAATGATTTATCGAATGATGAAACCGAAGATTGTGTTACTTATTTTCGTTTCTGGGAAGATTGTGCTTACTGGTGCTAAGGTGAGAGAAGAGATTTATCAAGGCTTCGAGAATATTTTTCCCGTGTTGAATCAGTTCAAGAAGAAGTTGCGATGA
- the LOC141646946 gene encoding disease resistance protein SUMM2-like, producing the protein MARELQTTVLASVAAGTVNLSTVSDTIKHVKRILDFIGEFPEWYHHNTNLEEHKEFLRRKMVCLEGVKDDVETQLQNTELQSGKKRKREVDHWLKNVKKKADDVSKVETAVNSVHFLPRFFFRAWLGSCIGEEIQQVTELIEHGKFPEGLLLDAPRDGGEPFVTNRLVGQAMVTKIDEICASISNPEVMMIGVQGPEGIGKTALMMEVYNRLCSRLSHRVYYVNVPQDFTTHSLQTVIATAMKVDIPECGENVRAARIFNVLNSIKDYIVILDGLSEFFRWEEVGIPAEGNAGKLVFTSRSLDVCRRMVCQETVVLERLSLEDSEILFMEKLTSNAEVSAEVREVARNVVQKCNGVPSRIIDMGIQLRGVTDLNEWRSTLNEM; encoded by the coding sequence ATGGCAAGGGAACTACAGACGACGGTGTTAGCATCAGTTGCTGCAGGAACAGTGAACTTATCGACTGTAAGCGACACAATCAAACACGTAAAAAGAATACTAGACTTTATTGGCGAGTTTCCTGAGTGGTATCATCACAACACGAACCTCGAGGAACACAAAGAGTTCCTTAGGAGGAAAATGGTATGCTTAGAGGGTGTAAAAGACGATGTGGAAACGCAACTTCAGAATACGGAGCTTCAAAGTGGGAAGAAACGGAAAAGGGAAGTCGATCATTGGttgaaaaacgtaaaaaagaaAGCCGATGATGTGAGTAAAGTCGAGACAGCTGTCAACTCTGTACATTTCTTGCCTAGGTTTTTCTTTCGAGCATGGTTGGGAAGTTGTATCGGAGAGGAAATTCAGCAGGTAACGGAACTTATTGAACACGGAAAGTTTCCTGAAGGGCTATTACTTGATGCACCTCGAGATGGTGGAGAACCATTCGTGACAAATCGATTAGTAGGTCAAGCAATGGTTACAAAAATCGATGAAATTTGTGCCAGCATCAGTAACCCTGAAGTTATGATGATTGGAGTTCAAGGGCCTGAAGGGATCGGAAAAACTGCGTTAATGATGGAAGTATACAATCGACTATGCTCGAGATTAAGTCATCGAGTATATTATGTTAATGTACCTCAGGATTTTACTACTCACAGTTTACAAACTGTAATTGCAACAGCAATGAAGGTGGACATACCGGAATGTGGTGAAAATGTTAGGGCAGCGAGGATATTCAATGTattaaactcgataaaagactaTATTGTGATATTAGATGGTTTATCGGAGTTTTTCAGGTGGGAAGAAGTCGGCATTCCTGCAGAAGGTAATGCAGGGAAATTGGTATTCACATCAAGGTCATTAGATGTCTGCAGGAGGATGGTATGTCAGGAGACGGTTGTGTTAGAGCGATTGTCGTTAGAAGACTCGGAAATTTTGTTCATGGAGAAGTTAACATCAAATGCTGAAGTTTCTGCAGAAGTAAGGGAAGTTGCCAGGAATGTTGTTCAGAAATGTAATGGTGTGCCTTCTAGGATTATAGACATGGGCATCCAACTGAGAGGTGTTACTGATTTAAATGAATGGAGAAGCACTCTTAATGAAATGTAA
- the LOC141646949 gene encoding NAC domain-containing protein JA2L-like, protein MGFAETNNNPLAQLRLPPGFRFYPTDEELFVQYLCRKVAGHHFSLQLIAEIDLYKFDPWVLPSMAIFGEKEWYFFSPRDRKYPNGSRPNRVAGSGFWKATGTDKVITTQGRRVGIKKALVFYIGKAPKGTKTNWIMHEYRLTEPNRKIGSSKLDDWVLCRIYKKSSGAAKATLSKENSTGGSTSTTSSSHLDDASELLPDINDVSHMDSSKNHVGQGQGHNQQQDDKLSLKQFGSGEFNWAALAGFSSVNEFGFGGLNQTQSGQVALPPLSHVDLSTNEKFVDEEVQSGTRTQRVNNFNPYLVTQSYANSVDPFGINYSTRPTGFEYGYRL, encoded by the exons atgGGTTTCGCAGAGACGAATAATAATCCGCTAGCACAATTAAGATTACCACCCGGGTTCAGATTTTACCCTACGGATGAAGAATTATTTGTTCAATATTTATGTAGAAAAGTTGCTGGTCATCATTTCTCCTTACAACTTATTGCTGAAATTGATCTTTACAAGTTTGATCCTTGGGTTTTACCTA GTATGGCAATATTTGGAGAAAAGGAATGGTATTTCTTTAGTCCAAGGGACCGAAAATACCCGAATGGGTCAAGGCCGAACCGAGTAGCGGGTTCAGGGTTTTGGAAAGCAACCGGTACGGATAAAGTCATCACAACTCAAGGGAGAAGAGTTGGAATCAAGAAGGCGTTAGTTTTTTACATTGGTAAAGCTCCTAAGGGTACTAAAACTAATTGGATTATGCATGAATATCGTCTTACCGAACCCAACCGCAAAATCGGTAGCTCTAAG TTGGATGATTGGGTATTATGTCGAATATACAAGAAAAGTTCGGGTGCGGCCAAGGCCACGTTAAGTAAGGAGAACAGCACAGGTGGATCAACTTCTACGACGTCATCATCGCATCTGGATGACGCCTCGGAATTGCTGCCAGATATTAATGACGTGTCACATATGGATTCGTCAAAAAATCATGTGGGCCAGGGCCAGGGGCACAACCAACAGCAAGATGACAAATTAAGTCTTAAGCAATTCGGGTCGGGTGAATTCAATTGGGCTGCACTAGCTGGATTCAGCTCGGTGAATGAATTTGGGTTTGGTGGATTAAATCAAACTCAATCGGGTCAAGTCGCGTTACCGCCTTTGTCACATGTAGACTTGTCTACAAATGAAAAATTCGTCGATGAGGAGGTCCAAAGTGGTACTAGAACTCAACGAGTTAATAATTTTAATCCGTATTTGGTCACCCAGAGTTATGCTAACTCGGTGGATCCATTCGGGATTAATTACTCGACCCGACCGACAGGATTCGAGTATGGATATAGATTATAG
- the LOC141646948 gene encoding uncharacterized protein LOC141646948: MASLHTISPITKPTIKPTTKPTTTTTKPTPTYLSLPTVPTTVRRRSLAVSAATTAGKDMDIVPLQTLDAGVDGGVVVGGGGSGGDGGSGGGSNGEDVNKEVLDRAINATIVLAAGSFAITKLLTIDHDYWQGWTIFEILRYAPLHNWTAYEESLKTNPVLAKMVISGVVYSVGDWIAQCYEGKPLFDFDRARMIRSGLTGFALHGSLSHYYYEFCEELFPFHDWWAVPLKVAFDQTVWSAIWNSIYFTVLGFLRFESPVSIFKELKATFFPMLTAGWKLWPFAHLVTYGLIPVEQRLLWVDCVELIWVTILSTYSNEKSEARISEASEDAARISEASEDASVSIPPKE; this comes from the exons ATGGCTTCCCTCCACACCATATCCCCCATAACCAAACCCACCATCAAACCCACCACtaaacccaccaccaccaccacaaaaccCACACCCACATACCTCTCCCTCCCCACAGTCCCAACCACCGTGCGCCGCCGCAGCCTGGCCGTATCTGCAGCCACAACTGCCGGAAAAGACATGGATATTGTCCCACTTCAGACACTTGACGCCGGCGTTGATGGTGGCGTGGTGGTCGGTGGTGGCGGAAGCGGTGGTgatggtggtagtggtggtgggaGTAATGGGGAGGATGTAAATAAGGAGGTGTTGGATAGAGCTATAAATGCAACAATTGTTCTTGCTGCTGGTTCTTTTGCTATTACTAAATTGCTTACTATTGATCATGATTATTGGCAG GGTTGGACGATATTCGAAATATTGAGATATGCCCCTCTACACAACTGGACTGCCTATGAAGAATCTCTTAAAACAAATCCCGTACTTGCTAAAATGGTGATTAGTGGAGTGGTGTACTCGGTGGGGGATTGGATAGCACAG tgctaTGAAGGGAAACCGCTCTTCGACTTTGACCGTGCACGTATGATAAGGTCAGGGCTTACTGGATTTGCTCTGCACGGTTCTCTGTCTCATTACTATTACGAATTCTGTGAG GAACTATTCCCTTTCCATGACTGGTGGGCGGTTCCTTTAAAAGTGGCGTTCGATCAAACTGTATGGTCTGCAATTTGGAATAGTATTTATTTTACAGTTTTGGGTTTCTTGCGTTTCGAGTCACCAGTCAGTATCTTCAAGGAACTGAAAGCGACATTTTTCCCTATGCTCACT GCGGGGTGGAAACTTTGGCCATTTGCACATCTGGTGACGTATGGCCTTATTCCTGTAGAACAAAGACTTCTCTGGGTTGATTGTGTAGAGCTGATTTGGGTGACTATACTTTCAAC GTATTCGAATGAAAAATCAGAAGCAAGAATTTCAGAGGCATCAGAGGACGCTGCAAGAATTTCAGAGGCATCAGAAGACGCCTCAGTTTCAATCCCTCCAAAG GAGTAA